One segment of Formicincola oecophyllae DNA contains the following:
- the glk gene encoding glucokinase — MREKEIVAADIGGTHARFGLATVRNGRVQRLDAVEVFNCADFPSLSHAWRAYGRSLGRRLPRAAGIAVACPVSGQVLKMTNMPWVIRPDALRQELEVDDLTLINDFGAVGHAIAQAQTTELVPLCGPDRAMPDSGAITIVGPGTGLGVACILRSGGQDYTILETEGSHIDYAPLDEVEEAIHHFMRKRLKRVSVERLISGMGLSALYEALAHLEGRPTTIHDNKALWMAAMNGEDELAARALERFCLSLGSFAGDMALAHGASAVIIAGGVGARLAGHLPRSGFAQRFSAKGRFQGRMQDLPVKIVTTHDPGLFGAAAAYADGCCSHKPG, encoded by the coding sequence GTGAGAGAGAAAGAGATTGTCGCTGCAGACATCGGCGGCACCCACGCGCGTTTTGGATTGGCCACCGTTCGCAATGGCCGTGTTCAGCGCCTGGATGCTGTAGAAGTTTTCAACTGCGCTGACTTCCCCTCTCTCAGCCATGCTTGGCGCGCCTATGGGCGCTCCCTTGGGCGCAGGTTGCCGCGCGCGGCTGGCATTGCCGTGGCCTGCCCCGTCAGCGGGCAGGTGCTGAAAATGACCAACATGCCTTGGGTCATTCGCCCAGACGCCCTCCGCCAGGAGCTGGAGGTGGATGACCTCACCCTCATCAATGATTTCGGCGCTGTGGGCCATGCCATCGCTCAAGCCCAGACTACGGAACTGGTGCCTTTGTGCGGGCCAGACCGCGCCATGCCTGATTCAGGCGCCATCACCATCGTGGGGCCAGGGACGGGTCTTGGCGTGGCCTGCATTCTGCGTTCTGGCGGGCAGGATTACACCATCCTTGAAACTGAAGGCAGCCACATCGACTACGCCCCCCTTGATGAGGTGGAGGAGGCCATCCACCACTTCATGCGCAAGCGCCTCAAGCGTGTCTCCGTGGAACGGCTGATTTCAGGCATGGGGCTGAGCGCCCTTTACGAAGCCCTGGCCCATTTGGAAGGGCGCCCCACCACCATACACGACAACAAAGCCCTCTGGATGGCCGCCATGAACGGCGAGGACGAATTGGCAGCCCGCGCTCTGGAGCGCTTCTGCCTCAGCCTGGGCTCCTTTGCTGGCGATATGGCGCTGGCGCATGGCGCAAGCGCCGTCATCATCGCTGGCGGTGTGGGGGCAAGGCTGGCTGGCCATCTGCCGCGTTCAGGATTTGCGCAGCGCTTCAGCGCCAAGGGGCGCTTCCAGGGTAGGATGCAAGACCTGCCGGTGAAGATCGTCACCACCCACGACCCTGGCCTGTTTGGCGCTGCCGCCGCTTACGCTGATGGCTGCTGCAGCCACAAACCAGGCTGA